In the genome of Tissierellales bacterium, the window GTAAAATTCTAAATGCTGCTTCGGAGTTTGTATCCAATTGAGAAATTATAATACCCAAGACTAGGAAAGAACCTTGCATAGAAAATTGTTCTAATGCTCCTGGATACGATAATTTCCAAAGTGGTCCTAATACATCATTTGATAAACCCAAGTGATGTATATTTATTTTCATTTTGCTATCTTTTATAAACAATAAATATGCATAAATAATTAGTGCAATAATTCTAGATATAGTAGTTGATAATGCCGCGCCGGCAATACCCATTTTAGGAAAAGGTCCAAAACCTGTTATCAATACGTAGTTTCCAATTATATTTAGTACATTTGCAATACCAGTTACTAGCATAGGCGAGACTGTATCGCCAGAACCTCTTAAAACGGCAGTGAATGAAAACGACAGGAACATTGGAAGCATACTTATAACCACTATATAGAAGTAAGTTAAGATCAAATCCATTACTTCTGGATCCACATCATAAATGTTGAACATATCTTTCGCATAGAGATATGATAGAGCAGTTATTACAAGACCTATTAAAAAGTTGATGCTAAGAGCTTGTCCTGCTATTTTTTTCATTCTGTCATAATCTTTCTCGCCGTAATTTCTCGCAATAAGAGCAGTGGCACCGGTGTTAAAGGCAGTAAATATAAATATGATTGTAAATACTATTTGATTTGCAAAACCTACCGCTGCTAGTGCAGACTTGCCAATCAAATAACTAATCATCAGGGTATCAGCTAGACCAACTAAAGTATTTAGCCCCATTTCGATGATAGCTGGAAGCGAAATTTTAAATATAGTATTTAAAAGATTGCGCCGTGTTTGTACAAAATTTCTGATAGATCGCATAATAATACCTCCTTAAATGAAATGCGACAATAGTAACTCTTCTATTATAAATTAATAATACCTCTAAAGTATATGGCAAAAACAAGTAAAAAATATGACTTATAAAAATAATTTCGGAAAAAACTTATTTAAGGGTATAATGAAAGAAGATTCCGAAAAAGGAGGTTTTGTTCGTGTATCCAGAACCAGAGAAGTATTTAAGTGAAATGAGAACGTATTACAAAACAGATATTACTAGAAGTTATGAAAAAAGGCTCGAGAGTTTAGAAAAACTTAAACTCTCAATTGAAAAAAATGAAGAATCCATATTGCGAGCGCTAAAGAAAGATTTAAAAAAATCGAAAACAGAAGCCTATATGACTGAAATAGGAGTGGTTATAGAAGAATTAAACTATGTAATAAACAATCTCAGAAAATGGATGAAACCAAAAAAAGTAAGAACTCCAATAAGCCAAATTGGTTCAAAGTCTACTATCTATAGAGAACCATATGGAGTAGTTCTTATAATGGCACCTTGGAATTACCCATTTAATTTAGCTATAATGCCACTGATTGGAGCTATAGCTGGTGGAAATGTAGTTCTAATTAAAACATCTAGTGAGACTCCTAGCGTTTCGGAAGTGATAGAGCATATGATTGAAGAGACATTTGAAAAAGATTATATACATTTTATAAAGGGAGATCATGCGATAACAGATAAAATTATTGAACTAGGAGTGGATTATATATTTTTTACAGGAAGCCAAAAAGTGGGTAAGTATATAATGAGCAGAGCATCTGAAAATTTGACACCTATTACACTAGAACTTGGTGGAAAAAATCCTACTATAGTTCATAAGGATGCAAATATTAAAGTTGCAGCGGAGAGAATAGTATGGGGGAAGTTTTTAAATGCTGGGCAAACTTGCTTAGCTCCAGATCATGTTTATGTACATTCCTCTATAGAATCTGATTTTAAAAAAGAATTGGTTAAGGTTATAAATAGGTTTTACGGAGAGAATCCAAAAAAATCATTGGATTATGGTAGGATAGTAAACGAGAAACAATTTGATCGTTTGATAAATTACCTAAATGAGGTAAAGGTAATTTATGGTGGTGAATGTGATAGAGATGAGCTGTATATAGAGCCTACACTTATGTCCATGGTGTCTGAATATGATGATGTTATGAAAGAAGAGATATTTGGGCCAATACTTCCCGTACTCAATTATGAAAATATAGAGGATTTGATTGAAGAACTTAGAGACAGGCCTAAATCACTAGCGTTATATGTTTTTTCTGAAAATGATATTTTTGTAGATAGAGTAATCGAAAAACTGCATTATGGTGGGGGATGTGTAAATGATACATTATCCCATATTGTGAATAATAGATTGCCTTTTGGAGGAGTTGGCGAAAGTGGAATGGGTTTATACCACGGGAAGGAGAGTTTTGATACATTTACTCATCAAAAAAGTGTACTTAAAAAATCAACAAAGATAAGAATCAAATTACCTTATCCACCATATAAAGAGAAGGAATTCGAGTGGATTAAAAAAATAATGAAATAGGAGGCGTTTTTATGTGGACTAGAGGATCGCTTAAGATGAGAGCTAGGGATATTTTGAGAATTTCTTATTTCAAGGCATTGTTAGCGAGTTTAGTACTTGCACTTGTTGTAGGTGACGGGAGGATGTTTTCATTCGAAACTAGAGATTGGTGGGATGGTGGAGTAAGGCTTATGAATGGAGAACCATTACAATTTGCTGAAACTCCGATGTTGGTAGCAGGAATACTTAGCGGAATGTTTTTTGCTATAATTATAGCTATTGTTGCTAGAATATTTATTGGATTGCCTATTGAGGTTGGAGTTCAAAAGTATTTTGTAG includes:
- a CDS encoding aldehyde dehydrogenase; translation: MYPEPEKYLSEMRTYYKTDITRSYEKRLESLEKLKLSIEKNEESILRALKKDLKKSKTEAYMTEIGVVIEELNYVINNLRKWMKPKKVRTPISQIGSKSTIYREPYGVVLIMAPWNYPFNLAIMPLIGAIAGGNVVLIKTSSETPSVSEVIEHMIEETFEKDYIHFIKGDHAITDKIIELGVDYIFFTGSQKVGKYIMSRASENLTPITLELGGKNPTIVHKDANIKVAAERIVWGKFLNAGQTCLAPDHVYVHSSIESDFKKELVKVINRFYGENPKKSLDYGRIVNEKQFDRLINYLNEVKVIYGGECDRDELYIEPTLMSMVSEYDDVMKEEIFGPILPVLNYENIEDLIEELRDRPKSLALYVFSENDIFVDRVIEKLHYGGGCVNDTLSHIVNNRLPFGGVGESGMGLYHGKESFDTFTHQKSVLKKSTKIRIKLPYPPYKEKEFEWIKKIMK
- a CDS encoding MATE family efflux transporter; its protein translation is MRSIRNFVQTRRNLLNTIFKISLPAIIEMGLNTLVGLADTLMISYLIGKSALAAVGFANQIVFTIIFIFTAFNTGATALIARNYGEKDYDRMKKIAGQALSINFLIGLVITALSYLYAKDMFNIYDVDPEVMDLILTYFYIVVISMLPMFLSFSFTAVLRGSGDTVSPMLVTGIANVLNIIGNYVLITGFGPFPKMGIAGAALSTTISRIIALIIYAYLLFIKDSKMKINIHHLGLSNDVLGPLWKLSYPGALEQFSMQGSFLVLGIIISQLDTNSEAAFRILLNIESVSYMPAVGISIASATLVGKALGEKDVQKAKDTGYLTCGMGIIWGLFMSLIFLILPSYVLRIFTPDLKLIALATPALIIAGFNNPFLNFMIIMGGVLRGAGDTKYVMAITSLRLWIVFLPFAYAFIIFFNQGVTGLWQAEILSFFIFSNIMLLRFKSENWTKLEIK